A stretch of the Corylus avellana chromosome ca6, CavTom2PMs-1.0 genome encodes the following:
- the LOC132183637 gene encoding cytochrome P450 CYP82D47-like — MDFLRIPNLSTIIAGLFAILVVAYFIQKRSGASKGKRAPEAAGGWPLIGHLRLLARSQLPHITLGALAEKYGPAFTIRIGVHPALVISSWELAKECFTTNDVALSSRPNLVGSKHLGYNYVMFGFSPYSSYWREMRKITTMELLSNRRLELLKDVRASEVMTSLKELYKLWSTDGVSVEMKQWFGDLALNVVLRMVVGKRYSGDNEDARRCQNAFREFFQLMGQFVVGDAIPYLGWLDLGGHEKAMKKTAKEMDCLATEWLEEHRKRRGSGDQAKGQQDFMDVMLSILDGADLAGFDPDTVNKATCLAMVSGGADTTMVTLTWALSALLNNRHALRKAQEEVDIHVGKERLVSEEDINKLLYLQAIVKEALRLYPPAPLSGLRESTEDCTIGGYHVPKGTRLVVNLWKIQTDPLVWSDPLEFKPERFLTTHKNFDVKGQNFELIPFGAGRRACPGISFGLQMLHLTLASLIHAFDISTPSNAPVDMTATFGLTNIKSTPLEVVLKPRLPPNLYE, encoded by the exons ATGGATTTCCTGCGAATACCAAATCTAAGCACAATCATAGCTGGATTGTTTGCCATACTTGTAGTTGCCTACTTTATCCAAAAGAGGTCCGGAGCTTCTAAGGGAAAAAGAGCACCCGAAGCTGCAGGCGGATGGCCTCTAATTGGTCACCTGCGTCTATTAGCCCGATCTCAGCTCCCCCACATCACTTTGGGAGCCTTGGCCGAAAAGTATGGACCAGCCTTTACCATTCGGATTGGGGTGCATCCAGCCTTGGTGATAAGTAGCTGGGAGTTGGCTAAGGAGTGCTTCACCACCAACGACGTCGCCCTATCTTCTCGTCCCAACCTTGTTGGTTCCAAACACTTGGGTTACAACTATGTCATGTTTGGATTCAGCCCCTATAGCTCTTATTGGCGTGAGATGCGCAAGATAACCACCATGGAGCTACTCTCAAACCGCCGACTCGAGCTACTTAAGGATGTTCGAGCCTCCGAGGTGATGACCTCCTTAAAAGAGCTGTACAAGCTTTGGAGTACTGATGGTGTTTCAGTGGAGATGAAGCAATGGTTCGGGGATTTGGCTCTCAACGTGGTTCTTAGAATGGTAGTTGGAAAGCGATACTCCGGTGACAATGAAGATGCACGACGGTGTCAGAATGCATTCAGGGAGTTCTTTCAGTTGATGGGGCAGTTTGTGGTTGGGGACGCCATTCCTTATCTTGGGTGGTTGGATTTGGGTGGACATGAGAAGGCCATGAAGAAAACAGCGAAAGAGATGGATTGTTTAGCAACAGAGTGGTTGGAGGAGCACCGGAAGAGGAGAGGTTCAGGTGATCAGGCTAAAGGGCAGCAAGATTTCATGGATGTAATGTTGTCGATCCTTGATGGCGCAGACCTGGCTGGCTTTGATCCTGATACCGTCAACAAGGCTACATGTTTG GCTATGGTATCAGGAGGCGCGGACACAACCATGGTCACTCTGACGTGGGCACTGTCAGCATTGTTGAATAATCGGCACGCTTTAAGAAAAGCCCAAGAGGAAGTGGACATCCATGTGGGCAAGGAAAGACTAGTCAGTGAAGAAGATATCAACAAATTATTGTATCTCCAAGCCATTGTCAAAGAGGCTCTAAGGCTATACCCACCTGCGCCTCTATCTGGGCTACGAGAATCCACGGAAGACTGCACCATTGGTGGCTACCATGTCCCAAAAGGAACCCGTCTGGTGGTCAATCTTTGGAAGATCCAGACAGACCCTTTGGTGTGGTCTGACCCATTAGAGTTCAAGCCAGAGAGATTTCTCACAACCCACAAGAACTTCGATGTCAAAGGTCAAAATTTTGAGCTCATCCCCTTCGGTGCCGGTAGAAGAGCGTGCCCTGGGATATCTTTCGGCCTTCAAATGTTGCACTTGACATTAGCTAGTCTGATACATGCGTTTGATATTTCAACTCCATCAAACGCTCCAGTTGATATGACTGCAACCTTTGGATTAACAAACATCAAATCCACGCCACTTGAGGTTGTCCTCAAACCTCGCTTGCCACCAAATCTTTATGAATAG
- the LOC132184324 gene encoding cytochrome P450 82A3-like: MDILSSYSNSAIAGLLAVILFSYYLLRRSRVGLPKKAPIAAGAWPIIGHLPLLGGTNTPHITLGAMAEKYGPIFTIHLGLQRALVISSWEMAKECFTTNDLAVSSRPKFVAAKHFGYNFALFSFAPYGPYWRDIRKIATSELLSNRRLEILSYVRVSEVETTLQELYKVWTKKKESGQILVELKQWFGDMSLNVILRMVAGKRYFSTTAVADEVHEEESQRIQKLVREFFHYIGMFVVSDTIPCLGWLDLGGHEKAMKKAAKELDGLLGKWLEEHKRKRAAGEDKEDKDFMDVMLSVLDGKDVAGYDADTINKATCLNIILGGADTNTVTIIWAISLLLNNRQVLKKAQEELDIHVGKERALNESDINQLVYLQAIVKEALRLYPAAPLSGPREFSKDCIIGGYHVPKGTRLITNIWKIQIDPRIWSDPLAFKPERFLTAQLKDVDLRGKSFELIPFGSGRRVCPGISFGLQMVHLTLASFLHRYDISTPSNAPVDMTESLGLTNLKATPLEVLITPRLPSFRVIWINDDRQIKFKDGPKYYNDRIFS; encoded by the exons ATGGATATTCTTTCATCTTACTCAAACTCTGCCATAGCAGGACTCCTGGCCGTTATTCTCTTTTCCTATTACCTTCTAAGGAGGTCCAGAGTTGGCTTGCCCAAAAAAGCACCTATCGCTGCGGGTGCATGGCCTATAATTGGTCACCTCCCTCTGTTGGGGGGAACAAACACTCCCCACATAACGTTGGGAGCTATGGCTGAAAAGTACGGGCCAATTTTTACTATCCATCTCGGGTTGCAACGTGCTTTGGTAATAAGCAGTTGGGAGATGGCCAAGGAGTGCTTCACCACCAACGACTTGGCTGTTTCCTCGAGGCCCAAGTTTGTAGCTGCCAAACACTTTGGCTATAACTTCGCCCTGTTCAGCTTCGCACCCTACGGTCCCTATTGGCGTGACATACGTAAAATAGCCACCTCGGAGTTACTATCTAACCGTCGGCTTGAGATTCTTTCCTACGTTCGAGTCTCCGAAGTTGAGACCACCTTACAAGAGCTATACAAAGTGTggacaaagaaaaaggagtCGGGGCAGATTTTGGTGGAGTTGAAGCAGTGGTTTGGAGACATGAGTCTCAACGTGATTCTTAGGATGGTAGCTGGAAAACGCTACTTTTCTACCACTGCAGTGGCTGATGAGGTCCATGAGGAGGAGTCGCAACGAATCCAAAAGTTAGTGAGGGAATTCTTTCATTATATTGGGATGTTTGTGGTGTCGGATACCATACCTTGCCTTGGGTGGTTGGATTTGGGTGGACATGAGAAGGCCATGAAGAAAGCTGCAAAAGAATTGGATGGTCTTCTTGGAAAATGGTTGGAAGAGCATAAGCGTAAGAGAGCTGCGGGTGAGGATAAAGAGGATAAAGATTTTATGGACGTAATGCTTTCAGTCCTTGATGGCAAAGACGTTGCAGGTTATGACGCTGATACGATCAACAAGGCCACATGTTTG AATATAATTTTAGGAGGCGCTGACACCAACACAGTTACCATAATTTGGGCAATATCGCTATTGTTGAACAACCGCCAAGTGTTGAAAAAGGCACAAGAAGAGCTTGACATCCATGTGGGCAAGGAAAGAGCTTTAAACGAGTCAGATATCAATCAATTGGTCTACCTTCAGGCCATTGTCAAAGAGGCGTTACGTTTATATCCAGCAGCACCTCTATCAGGACCACGTGAATTCTCTAAGGACTGCATCATAGGTGGTTACCATGTCCCCAAAGGCACCCGGTTGATCACAAACATTTGGAAAATTCAAATAGATCCGCGCATATGGTCGGATCCATTGGCATTCAAGCCGGAAAGATTTCTTACCGCCCAATTAAAAGATGTTGATCTTAGGGGTAAAAGTTTCGAGTTAATCCCGTTTGGAAGTGGTAGAAGAGTTTGCCCTGGAATATCTTTTGGCCTTCAAATGGTGCACTTAACATTGGCTAGCTTCTTACACAGGTATGACATCTCAACTCCTTCGAATGCACCTGTTGATATGACTGAGAGCCTTGGATTAACAAACTTAAAAGCCACTCCTCTTGAAGTCCTCATCACACCGCGCCTACCTAGCTTCCGAGTTATATGGATAAATGACGACCGTCAAATAAAGTTCAAGGATGGGCCTAAGTACTATAATGACAGGATTTTTTCATAA